TTCCTGGTCAAGATCAACGCCAATATCGGCAATTCGGCCGTCACCTCCGGCGCCGCCGAGGAGGTCGAGAAGCTGGTCTGGGCGATCCGCTGGGGCGCCGACACGGTGATGGACCTCTCCACGGGGCGCAACATCCACAACATCCGCTCCTGGATCCTGCGCAACTCGCCGGTGCCGATCGGCACGGTGCCGATCTACCAGGCGCTGGAGAAGGTCGGCGGCGATCCGATCAAGCTCGACTGGGAGGTGTTCAAGGACACGCTGGTCGAGCAGGCCGAGCAGGGCGTCGACTATTTCACCATCCATGCCGGCGTGCGGCTGCCTTACGTCCCGCTGACGGCTTCCAGGGTGACCGGCATCGTCTCGCGCGGCGGCTCGATCATGGCGCGCTGGTGCCTGGCGCATCACAAGGAGAGCTTCCTCTACGAGCGCTTCGACGAAATCTGCGAGATCATGCGCAAATACGACGTCTCGTTCTCGCTCGGCGACGGCCTGCGGCCCGGCTCGATCGCCGACGCCAACGACCGCGCCCAGTTCGCCGAGCTGGAGACCTTGGGGGAGCTCACCAAGATCGCTTGGGAAAAAGGCTGCCAGGTGATGATCGAGGGCCCCGGCCATGTGCCGATGCACAAGATCAAGGAGAACATGGACAAGCAGCTGCGCGAATGCGGCGAGGCCCCGTTCTACACGCTCGGACCGCTGACCACCGACATCGCGCCGGGCTATGACCACATCACGTCGGGCATCGGTGCGGCGATGATCGGCTGGTTCGGCTGCGCTATGCTCTGCTACGTCACGCCGAAGGAGCATCTCGGTTTGCCCGACCGCGACGACGTCAAGACCGGCGTCATCACCTATCGGATCGCCGCCCATGCCGCCGATCTCGCCAAGGGGCATCCTGCCGCGAAGATCCGCGATGATGCGGTATCGCGGGCGAGGTTCGACTTCCGCTGGGAGGATCAGTTCAACCTGGCGCTCGATCCGGACACGGCGCGCGCTTACCACGACGAGACCTTGCCGAAGGACGCCCACAAGGTCGCGCATTTCTGCTCGATGTGCGGGCCCAAGTTCTGCTCGATGAAGATCACCCAGGATTTGCGCGCCGAGGTGCTGGCGATGGGCGACAATGAGCGCGCGGCGCTCGAAGCGATGGCTTCGCAAGGGATGGCAGAGAAGTCGGAGGAGTTCCTCAAGAAGGGCGGCAATCTCTATCTGCCGGCGGCGGAGTAGCGGCCATGCGCGTCGCTGTGATCGGGGCCGGCGTCGCCGGCCTCGTGACGGCGCTCGAACTGGCCGAGCGGGGCGTCGCGGTTGAGCTGTTCGAACGCGCCGCCACGCTCGGCCAGCAGGCCTGCTCCTGGGCCGCCGGCGGTATGCTCGCGCCCTGGTGCGAGCGCGAGAGTGCAGAGGAGGCAGTCGTCACCCTCGGCCGGCAGGCGCTCGACTGGTGGCCGCGCCATTATCCCGGCACGCTCGCGCGTGGCACGCTGGTGCTCGCCCCGGCCCGCGACGCCGGCGAGCTGACGCGTTTCGCGGCGCGGACGAGCGGCTTCGAGCGGCTCGATGGCGATGGGGTTGCCGCGCTGGAGCTCGATCTCGCCGGCCGTTTCCGCCAGGGCCTGTTCTTCGCGCAGGAGGCTCATCTCGACCCGCGCCTGGCCATGGCAGCGCTGGCGCAGGCGCTGCAGGCGGCCGGTGTACCGATCCACTATGGCGTCGAGGCTGACGAGACGGCGCTCGATGCCGATCGCATCGTCGATTGCCGCGGTCTTTCTGCCCGTGATCGCCTAAGCGCCTTGCGCGGGGTGCGTGGCGAGATGCTGGTGCTGCGCACGGACGAGATCAGCCTGAACCGTCCGGTGCGGCTTCTGCACCCGCGTATTCCGCTCTATGTCGTGCCGCGCTCCGACGGGCATTTCATGATCGGCGCGACGATGATCGAGAGCGATGATCGCAGCCGCGTCAGTGCCCGCTCGGCGATCGAGCTCTTGAGCGCCGCCTATGCGCTGCACCCGGCCTTCGGCGAGGCAGAGATCGTCGAGCTGCGCGCCGATGTCCGCCCGGCCTTTCCCGACAACCTGCCCCGCATCGTCGAGGACGGCGGGGTCCTGCGTTTCAACGGTCTTTTCCGCCACGGTTTCCTGCTCTCGCCGGCCCTGGCCCGGCAGGTGGCCGATCGTCTCCTCGCATCCAAGGAGCTGTCCGATGCAGATCATCGTCAACGGCGACACGCGTGAGGTCGCCGCTCTCGTTCTGGCCGAGGCGCTGGCCGAATTGGGCTATGCCGGCGCGGTCGTCGCCACGGCCGTGAACGAGGCTTTCGTCTCCGCCGCGGCGCGGGCGCAGACGATCCTCGCCGAGGGCGATCGGCTCGAGATCCTCGCACCGATGCAGGGAGGCTGAGCGATGGATTTCTACGGCTTCATCCCACGCTCGCGCCTCTTTTTGGGCACGGCGCAATATCCCTCGCCGGCCGTGTTGCAGCGAGCGGTCGAAGCGGCCGGCGTCGACGTCGTCACGGTCTCGCTGCGCCGCGAGGCCGGCCGGCTCGGCGGCGGCCAGGATTTCTGGGCGCTGATCCGCGGCCTTGGGGTCAGGGTGCTGCCGAACACGGCCGGCTGCCATTCGGTCAAGGAAGCGGTGACGACGGCACAGATGGCGCGCGAGGTCTTCGGCACGCCCTGGATCAAGCTGGAGGTGATCGGCGAGGCCGACACGCTTCAGCCCGATCTGTTCGGCCTGGTCGAGGCGGCGCGCATCCTCTGCGCCGAGGGTTTTGAGGTTTTCCCCTATATGACCGAGGACCTTGTCGTGGCCGAGCGGCTGGTCGAGGCCGGCTGCCGGGTGCTGATGCCCTGGGGCGCGCCGATCGGCACCGGCAAGGGCCTGAACAACCCTTATGGCCTGCGGGCGCTGCGAGCGCATTTCCCCGATATCCCGCTCGTCGTCGATGCCGGCATCGGCCTGCCCTCGCATGCGGCCGCGGCGATGGAGCTCGGCTACGACGCCGTCCTGCTGAACACCGCCGTGGCGAAAGCCGGCGATCCGGCAGCGATGGCGGCCGCCTTCGCCCGCGCGGTCGAAGCCGGGCGCCTCGCCTTCCAGGCTGGGCCGATGGAGCCGCGCGACATGGCCGCGCCTTCAACCCCGGTGCTCGGCCGGGCCTTGCTAAGCTGACGGTGGAGGGAGCCATGACCGATCGCTATGCCCGCCAGATCGTGCTGCCGGAAATCGGCCCCGAGGGGCAGGCGCGACTGGCCCGTACGAACATCCTCGTCGTCGGCGCCGGCGGGCTCGGCTGTCCCGTATCGTCCTATCTCGTCGGCGCCGGCATCGGCCGCCTGCTGCTGGTCGATCCCGACTGGGTCGAGGAAAGCAATCTGCATCGTCAGCCACTCTACCGGATGAGTGATGTCGGGCGATTGAAGGTCGACGCGGCGCGCGCGGCGCTCGCCGCCTATAACCCCGGCGTGGAGGTCGAGGCGTTGGCGCTCAGGCTCGCGCCCGACAATGTGGCGGAGCTGGTGGCGCGGGCCGATATCGTCGTCGACGCCGCCGACAGTTTCGCCGCGACCTATGTCCTGAGCGACGCCTGCCATGGCGTCGGCAAACCGCTGGTCAGCGCTTCGATCGTCGGCCTTGCCGGCTATGTCGGCGCCTTCTGTGGCGGCGGGCCGAGCTATCGCGCGGTCTTTCCCGAAATGCCGGCCCGCGCCGCCGACTGCGCCACGGCTGGCGTGCTCGGTCCGGCGGTCGCCACACTCGGCCTGCTGCAGGCGCAGATCGTACTGCTGCTTGCGCTGGGCCTGTCGCCGTCGCCGCTCGGCCGGGTGATCAGCTTCGACGCGCGCCGGCTCGGCTTCGGTGGTTTCTCCTTCGCCGGAGCTTCAGAACCGCTCACCGGTTCTTTTCCCTTCATCGCGCCCTCGCAACTTGCCGCGAGCGATATCGTGGTCGAGCTGCGCGGGCTTGAGGAGGCGCCGGTCGCGGCCGCCCCGGACGCCATCAGGCTGACAGTCGACGAGATCGATCGGTTGTCGTTGGATGAAACCGACGGCCGGCGCGTGGTGCTCTGCTGCCGCAGTGGTATCAGGGCGGCGCGCGCCGCTGGCCGGCTCAGCGCACGCGGGGCAACCGACCTTGCGCTGATGGCGCTGGGCTAGACCCGTTCCCATATCCCTTGGCGAAACCGACGGAAACAAGATGACGAGCACCACCTTGAAGGCGTCGACGCAGGCCCTGGGACCTGAGGAGGTCGCCTCCGTCCTCGCCCGCGTGGCGCAGAGCCGCCCGCGCGTGCAATGCTTGACCAACACGGTGGCGCAGAACATCACCGCCAACATGCTGCTCGCCTTCGGCGCGATCCCGTCCATGGCGATCCATGTCGACGAGGTCGCGGCGATGGCGGAGGGCGCCGGCGCGATCCTGATCAATATCGGCACGATCAACGCCGAGAGCGAGCTCGCCATCCCCAAGCTGCTCGAAGTGGCGCGCGATCGGGCCAAGCCTGTTGTCTTCGACCCGGTCTTCGTCGAGCTCTCGCCATTGCGCCGACATATCGCCGGGCAGGTGCTGCGCCTGCCAGATATCCTGGTGCGCGGCAACGCCACCGAGATGGCGGCGCTCGCCTTTGATCTCGCTGCTGCGCAGGGCGTGACCCGCGTCACCACCGGCAAGGTCGACCGGATCGAGAGCGGCACGGCGAGCTTCTCCGTCGCGCACGGTCATCCGCTGATGACCAGGGTCACCGGCATCGGCTGCGCCGCCGGCGCGCTGATCGCGGCTTGCTGCGCCGTCGAGGCTGACAAGGCGGTCGCCGCGGCCGCGGCCTTGACCGCCTATGGCATTGCCGGCGAAATCGCGGCCGAGCGATGCCGCGGCCCCGGCAGCTTCGAGGTCGAGCTGATCGATGCGGTCGCGGCGATGGATGCGGCGACGCTGGTCGCACGGATGGGAACCGGACGAT
This sequence is a window from Bosea vestrisii. Protein-coding genes within it:
- the thiC gene encoding phosphomethylpyrimidine synthase ThiC — translated: MNAHTKPQKNSVKAAPQTVTTGPIVGSRKIYVAAPEHPDMRVPFREVQLTTDSEPPVRIYDPSGPFTETDVSIDLNAGLPQPRRAWLDARGFQTVPGRAVTAADNGHISEAQLVPACPAQRPILEAKSGQMATQYEFARAGIITTEMIYVAHRENLGRAAMLEGARERHADGESFGASVPEFVTPEFVRDEIARGRAIIPANINHPELEPMAIGRNFLVKINANIGNSAVTSGAAEEVEKLVWAIRWGADTVMDLSTGRNIHNIRSWILRNSPVPIGTVPIYQALEKVGGDPIKLDWEVFKDTLVEQAEQGVDYFTIHAGVRLPYVPLTASRVTGIVSRGGSIMARWCLAHHKESFLYERFDEICEIMRKYDVSFSLGDGLRPGSIADANDRAQFAELETLGELTKIAWEKGCQVMIEGPGHVPMHKIKENMDKQLRECGEAPFYTLGPLTTDIAPGYDHITSGIGAAMIGWFGCAMLCYVTPKEHLGLPDRDDVKTGVITYRIAAHAADLAKGHPAAKIRDDAVSRARFDFRWEDQFNLALDPDTARAYHDETLPKDAHKVAHFCSMCGPKFCSMKITQDLRAEVLAMGDNERAALEAMASQGMAEKSEEFLKKGGNLYLPAAE
- the thiO gene encoding glycine oxidase ThiO, with amino-acid sequence MRVAVIGAGVAGLVTALELAERGVAVELFERAATLGQQACSWAAGGMLAPWCERESAEEAVVTLGRQALDWWPRHYPGTLARGTLVLAPARDAGELTRFAARTSGFERLDGDGVAALELDLAGRFRQGLFFAQEAHLDPRLAMAALAQALQAAGVPIHYGVEADETALDADRIVDCRGLSARDRLSALRGVRGEMLVLRTDEISLNRPVRLLHPRIPLYVVPRSDGHFMIGATMIESDDRSRVSARSAIELLSAAYALHPAFGEAEIVELRADVRPAFPDNLPRIVEDGGVLRFNGLFRHGFLLSPALARQVADRLLASKELSDADHRQRRHA
- the thiS gene encoding sulfur carrier protein ThiS, with the translated sequence MQIIVNGDTREVAALVLAEALAELGYAGAVVATAVNEAFVSAAARAQTILAEGDRLEILAPMQGG
- a CDS encoding thiazole synthase, whose product is MDFYGFIPRSRLFLGTAQYPSPAVLQRAVEAAGVDVVTVSLRREAGRLGGGQDFWALIRGLGVRVLPNTAGCHSVKEAVTTAQMAREVFGTPWIKLEVIGEADTLQPDLFGLVEAARILCAEGFEVFPYMTEDLVVAERLVEAGCRVLMPWGAPIGTGKGLNNPYGLRALRAHFPDIPLVVDAGIGLPSHAAAAMELGYDAVLLNTAVAKAGDPAAMAAAFARAVEAGRLAFQAGPMEPRDMAAPSTPVLGRALLS
- a CDS encoding HesA/MoeB/ThiF family protein, producing MTDRYARQIVLPEIGPEGQARLARTNILVVGAGGLGCPVSSYLVGAGIGRLLLVDPDWVEESNLHRQPLYRMSDVGRLKVDAARAALAAYNPGVEVEALALRLAPDNVAELVARADIVVDAADSFAATYVLSDACHGVGKPLVSASIVGLAGYVGAFCGGGPSYRAVFPEMPARAADCATAGVLGPAVATLGLLQAQIVLLLALGLSPSPLGRVISFDARRLGFGGFSFAGASEPLTGSFPFIAPSQLAASDIVVELRGLEEAPVAAAPDAIRLTVDEIDRLSLDETDGRRVVLCCRSGIRAARAAGRLSARGATDLALMALG
- a CDS encoding hydroxyethylthiazole kinase; amino-acid sequence: MTSTTLKASTQALGPEEVASVLARVAQSRPRVQCLTNTVAQNITANMLLAFGAIPSMAIHVDEVAAMAEGAGAILINIGTINAESELAIPKLLEVARDRAKPVVFDPVFVELSPLRRHIAGQVLRLPDILVRGNATEMAALAFDLAAAQGVTRVTTGKVDRIESGTASFSVAHGHPLMTRVTGIGCAAGALIAACCAVEADKAVAAAAALTAYGIAGEIAAERCRGPGSFEVELIDAVAAMDAATLVARMGTGR